The Kitasatospora sp. NBC_00374 genome has a segment encoding these proteins:
- the rsmD gene encoding 16S rRNA (guanine(966)-N(2))-methyltransferase RsmD, whose product MTRVIAGTAGGRRLAVPPGRTTRPTSDKAREAMFSTLAALRGTVHGARMLDLFGGSGAVGLEALSRGAEHALLVESDPSAARVIRENVRTLGLPGAEVRADRAERVIAQSPSGAPYDLVFLDPPYSVTDDEVREMLITLGSGGWLSEDALVTVERSTRGGEFGWPEGIEPLRSRRYGEGTLWYGRAAAEGDRHP is encoded by the coding sequence ATGACCCGCGTGATCGCCGGCACGGCCGGCGGCCGCCGGCTGGCAGTGCCGCCCGGCCGGACCACCCGCCCGACCTCCGACAAGGCGCGGGAGGCGATGTTCTCCACCCTCGCCGCCCTGCGCGGCACCGTGCACGGGGCCCGGATGCTCGACCTCTTCGGCGGCTCGGGCGCGGTCGGCCTGGAGGCGCTGTCCCGGGGGGCCGAGCACGCGCTGCTGGTCGAGTCCGACCCGAGCGCCGCCCGGGTCATCCGGGAGAACGTCCGCACCCTCGGCCTGCCCGGCGCCGAGGTGCGCGCCGACCGGGCCGAGCGGGTCATCGCGCAGAGCCCGTCCGGGGCGCCGTACGACCTGGTCTTCCTCGACCCGCCGTACTCGGTGACCGACGACGAGGTGCGCGAGATGCTGATCACACTCGGCTCGGGGGGCTGGCTCAGCGAGGACGCACTCGTCACCGTGGAACGCAGCACCCGGGGCGGCGAGTTCGGCTGGCCGGAGGGGATCGAGCCGCTGCGCTCCCGCCGTTACGGCGAAGGCACCCTCTGGTACGGTCGCGCCGCCGCCGAGGGCGACCGACACCCGTAG
- the coaD gene encoding pantetheine-phosphate adenylyltransferase, with protein MRRAVCPGSFDPITNGHLDIIGRASKLYDVVHVAVLINKNKQGMFTIEERIALIEETCARYGNIEVESHSGLLVDFCRDRGIPAIIKGLRAVSDFDYELQMAQMNHGLTGVETLFVPTSPTYSFLSSSLVKEVASYGGDVSHLLPETVNRQLVARIAERRG; from the coding sequence ATGCGCCGCGCCGTCTGTCCGGGGTCCTTCGACCCCATCACCAACGGGCACCTCGACATCATCGGGCGGGCCTCGAAGCTGTACGACGTGGTCCATGTCGCCGTGCTGATCAACAAGAACAAGCAGGGCATGTTCACCATCGAGGAGCGCATCGCGCTGATCGAGGAGACCTGCGCCCGGTACGGCAACATCGAGGTCGAGTCGCACAGCGGCCTGCTGGTGGACTTCTGCCGGGACCGCGGTATCCCGGCCATCATCAAGGGCCTGCGGGCGGTCAGCGACTTCGACTACGAGCTGCAGATGGCGCAGATGAACCACGGCCTGACCGGCGTCGAGACGCTCTTCGTGCCGACCTCGCCGACCTACAGCTTCCTGTCCTCCTCGCTGGTCAAGGAGGTCGCCTCCTACGGCGGCGACGTCTCCCACCTGCTGCCCGAGACGGTGAACCGACAGCTCGTCGCGCGGATCGCCGAGCGCCGGGGCTGA
- a CDS encoding cell division initiation protein: protein MDVQQKLDEIVAVVENARAMPMSASCVVNRAELVGLLRDLRDTMPAELAQAQSVVADHQQMVADAHAQADQIIRGAHDERGSLISDTEVVRQAQAEADRILAEARSEAHTKRAEADDYVDSKLANFEVVLTKTLGAVGRGRTKLRGAAGVYEPEAGGESDGEEFQPHATPSPEVDEYVDVKLATLEAVLSKTLQAVGKGRDTLLGKAPIDELGAYLAAADEAQQLKNRAEAVASGFAEDGEEQPWYREEVPQQQSWPEQTPAAAGWQAPGDEQYAAPQYAEVYGGGYDPSGAPQTDQWGNPQADTGANSPYGYQQQPVYPGQDAAAGHDPYYQQQPGYPQVQQYDAWGNPVPDAGYQQGQQAQGHPQVPQQAGLDETSFFDTSMIDMTRLRELGGR, encoded by the coding sequence GTGGACGTGCAGCAGAAACTCGACGAGATCGTCGCCGTGGTGGAGAACGCCCGCGCCATGCCGATGTCGGCATCCTGCGTGGTGAACCGGGCCGAACTGGTCGGGCTGCTCCGCGACCTGCGCGACACCATGCCGGCCGAGCTGGCCCAGGCCCAGTCGGTGGTCGCCGACCACCAGCAGATGGTGGCCGACGCGCACGCCCAGGCCGACCAGATCATCCGCGGCGCGCACGACGAGCGCGGTTCGCTGATCTCCGACACCGAGGTGGTCCGCCAGGCCCAGGCCGAGGCGGACCGGATCCTCGCCGAGGCCCGCTCCGAGGCGCACACCAAGCGCGCCGAGGCCGACGACTACGTCGACAGCAAGCTCGCCAACTTCGAGGTGGTCCTCACCAAGACCCTCGGCGCGGTCGGCCGCGGCCGCACCAAGCTGCGCGGCGCGGCGGGCGTCTACGAGCCGGAGGCCGGGGGCGAGAGCGACGGCGAGGAGTTCCAGCCGCACGCCACCCCGAGCCCCGAGGTCGACGAGTACGTCGATGTGAAGCTGGCCACCCTGGAGGCCGTCCTCAGCAAGACCCTGCAGGCCGTCGGCAAGGGCCGCGACACCCTGCTCGGCAAGGCCCCGATCGACGAGCTGGGCGCCTACCTGGCCGCCGCCGACGAGGCCCAGCAGCTGAAGAACCGCGCCGAGGCGGTGGCCTCCGGATTCGCCGAGGACGGCGAGGAGCAGCCCTGGTACCGCGAGGAGGTCCCGCAGCAGCAGAGCTGGCCGGAGCAGACCCCCGCCGCGGCCGGCTGGCAGGCCCCCGGCGACGAGCAGTACGCCGCCCCGCAGTACGCGGAGGTCTACGGCGGCGGCTACGACCCGTCCGGCGCCCCGCAGACCGACCAGTGGGGCAACCCGCAGGCCGACACCGGCGCGAACAGCCCGTACGGCTACCAGCAGCAGCCCGTCTACCCGGGGCAGGACGCCGCGGCCGGGCACGACCCGTACTACCAGCAGCAGCCCGGTTACCCTCAGGTCCAGCAGTACGACGCCTGGGGCAACCCGGTGCCGGACGCGGGCTACCAGCAGGGGCAGCAGGCCCAGGGGCACCCTCAGGTGCCGCAGCAGGCCGGTCTGGACGAGACCAGCTTCTTCGACACCAGCATGATCGACATGACCAGGCTGCGGGAGCTCGGCGGCCGCTGA
- a CDS encoding DUF177 domain-containing protein, which produces MNRLDHRDPLVFDTHELGRRPGSLRRVSRTVAAPEGLGIEDVITVPEAAEIAVELRMESVVEGVLVTGTAEAHVEGECVRCLEPLDDDLAVDFQELYYYPESDDRGRGRVSGADEDLDGDSDEETYRLEGDFFDLQPVLRDAVVLALPLQPVCQEDCLGLCAECGARLSDDPSHHHDAADPRWAALQGLSAAPGDEGDGIKNSGTREGLAENQEK; this is translated from the coding sequence TTGAACCGCCTCGACCACCGCGACCCGCTCGTGTTCGACACGCATGAGCTCGGCCGTCGCCCCGGTTCGCTGCGCAGGGTCTCCCGCACCGTGGCGGCCCCCGAGGGGCTGGGTATCGAAGACGTGATCACCGTCCCGGAGGCCGCCGAGATCGCCGTCGAGCTGCGGATGGAGTCCGTGGTCGAGGGTGTCCTGGTGACCGGCACCGCCGAAGCCCACGTCGAGGGCGAGTGCGTGCGCTGCCTGGAGCCGCTGGACGACGACCTGGCGGTCGACTTCCAGGAGCTGTACTACTACCCGGAGTCCGACGACCGTGGCCGTGGCCGGGTTTCGGGCGCCGACGAGGACCTCGACGGGGACTCGGACGAAGAGACTTACCGTCTGGAGGGCGACTTCTTCGACCTCCAGCCGGTGCTGCGTGACGCGGTGGTGCTCGCACTGCCGCTGCAGCCGGTGTGCCAGGAAGACTGCCTGGGACTGTGCGCCGAGTGCGGTGCACGCCTGAGCGACGACCCGTCGCACCACCACGACGCCGCCGACCCCCGGTGGGCGGCACTGCAGGGACTCTCCGCCGCCCCCGGCGACGAGGGTGACGGAATCAAGAACAGCGGTACCCGTGAGGGTCTCGCCGAGAACCAGGAGAAGTAG
- the rpmF gene encoding 50S ribosomal protein L32 has product MAVPKRKMSRSNTRHRRSNWKAVVPALVACDRCHEPKLGHIACPSCGTYNRRQVLSV; this is encoded by the coding sequence GTGGCTGTTCCGAAGCGGAAGATGTCGCGCAGCAACACGCGCCACCGCCGTTCCAACTGGAAGGCCGTCGTTCCGGCCCTCGTGGCGTGCGACCGCTGCCACGAGCCGAAGCTCGGTCACATCGCGTGCCCCAGCTGCGGCACGTACAACCGCCGCCAGGTCCTCTCGGTCTGA
- the rnc gene encoding ribonuclease III: protein MSESNSPRKQAPTVKDSSTGGKGSGPASTEYDVLEGRLGYTLERALLVRALTHRSYAYENGGLPTNERLEFLGDSVLGLVVTDTLYRLHPEVAEGTLAKLRAAVVNSRALAEVGRGLDLGAFIRLGKGEEGTGGRDKSSILADTVEAVIGAVYLDRGLDAATVFVHRLFDPLIAESAQLGAGLDWKTSLQELTASVGIGVPEYVVAESGPDHEKTFTAAARVAGEDFGHGTGRSKKEAEQKAAESAWRAIKAKYADDRPGAA from the coding sequence ATGTCGGAGAGCAACTCCCCCCGCAAGCAGGCTCCCACCGTGAAGGACTCTTCCACCGGGGGCAAGGGCAGTGGGCCGGCCTCGACCGAATACGACGTCCTGGAAGGGCGCCTCGGGTACACACTTGAGCGCGCCCTTCTGGTACGTGCCCTCACCCACCGCTCGTACGCGTACGAGAACGGTGGGCTGCCCACCAACGAGCGCCTGGAGTTCCTCGGCGACTCGGTGCTGGGCCTGGTGGTGACCGACACCCTCTACCGCCTCCACCCAGAGGTCGCCGAGGGCACGCTCGCCAAACTCCGCGCCGCGGTGGTCAACTCCCGCGCGCTCGCCGAGGTCGGCCGAGGCCTGGACCTGGGTGCCTTCATCCGGCTCGGCAAGGGTGAGGAGGGGACCGGTGGACGCGACAAGTCCTCGATCCTCGCCGACACCGTCGAGGCCGTGATCGGCGCCGTCTACCTGGACCGGGGCCTGGACGCCGCCACCGTGTTCGTCCACCGGCTGTTCGACCCGCTGATCGCGGAATCCGCGCAGCTCGGCGCCGGCCTGGACTGGAAGACCAGCCTCCAGGAGCTCACCGCCTCGGTGGGCATCGGAGTGCCGGAGTACGTGGTCGCCGAGTCCGGTCCGGACCACGAGAAGACGTTCACCGCCGCCGCCCGCGTGGCGGGCGAGGACTTCGGGCACGGCACCGGCCGCTCGAAGAAGGAAGCGGAGCAGAAGGCCGCGGAGAGCGCCTGGCGGGCCATCAAGGCCAAGTACGCCGACGACCGCCCCGGCGCCGCCTGA
- the mutM gene encoding bifunctional DNA-formamidopyrimidine glycosylase/DNA-(apurinic or apyrimidinic site) lyase, with protein sequence MPELPEVEVVRRGLARWAAGRTVAQVEVLHPRAVRRQPGGAAEFTARLTGSTLGAAQRRGKYLWVPLGEGQSMIGHLGMSGQLLVQDPSVPDETHLRVRLRFTDQGRELRFVDQRTFGGLAVEESEPGDPEHTPVSIAHIARDPLDPRFDDAAFITALRAKRTTVKRALLDQTLISGVGNIYADESLWRSALHYDRPTATLTRPQAARLLQHARDVMGAALAVGGTSFDSLYVNVNGESGYFSRELDAYGREGEPCRRCGTAIRRAAWMNRSSYFCPRCQRVPRPR encoded by the coding sequence GTGCCTGAACTTCCCGAGGTCGAGGTGGTCCGACGCGGCCTGGCCCGCTGGGCCGCCGGCCGTACCGTCGCCCAGGTCGAGGTGCTGCACCCGCGCGCCGTCCGCCGCCAGCCCGGCGGCGCCGCCGAGTTCACCGCCCGGCTCACCGGCAGCACCCTCGGTGCGGCCCAGCGCCGCGGCAAGTACCTCTGGGTACCGCTGGGGGAGGGCCAGTCGATGATCGGCCACCTGGGCATGAGCGGCCAGCTGCTCGTCCAGGACCCCTCGGTGCCCGACGAGACCCACCTGCGGGTCCGGCTGCGCTTCACCGACCAGGGCCGCGAACTGCGCTTCGTCGACCAGCGGACCTTCGGCGGCCTGGCCGTCGAGGAGTCCGAGCCCGGGGACCCCGAGCACACCCCGGTGTCCATCGCGCACATCGCCCGCGACCCGCTCGACCCGCGCTTCGACGACGCCGCGTTCATCACCGCGCTGCGGGCCAAGCGCACCACCGTCAAGCGGGCGCTGCTGGACCAGACCCTGATCAGCGGCGTCGGCAACATCTACGCCGACGAGTCGCTCTGGCGCTCGGCCCTGCACTACGACCGGCCGACCGCCACGCTGACCCGCCCGCAGGCGGCCCGGCTGCTCCAGCACGCCCGGGACGTCATGGGGGCGGCGCTGGCCGTCGGCGGTACCAGCTTCGACAGCCTCTACGTCAACGTGAACGGCGAGAGCGGGTACTTCTCCCGCGAGCTGGACGCCTACGGGCGGGAGGGCGAGCCCTGCCGCCGCTGCGGCACCGCGATCCGGCGGGCCGCCTGGATGAACCGCTCCAGCTACTTCTGCCCGCGCTGCCAGCGCGTCCCGCGGCCCCGCTAG
- a CDS encoding acylphosphatase: MHGHDSQQPVRVTAWVRGKVQQVGFRWWTRARALEIGLTGYTSNLGDGRVQVVAEGLHAECDELLALLRGPGTPGQVSGVTEIWSATGDGYDGFAIR; encoded by the coding sequence ATGCACGGTCATGACAGTCAGCAGCCGGTCCGGGTCACCGCGTGGGTGCGCGGGAAGGTCCAACAGGTCGGGTTCCGCTGGTGGACCAGGGCCCGCGCGCTGGAGATCGGCCTGACCGGCTACACGAGCAATCTCGGCGACGGCCGGGTGCAGGTGGTGGCCGAGGGCCTGCACGCCGAGTGCGACGAACTGCTCGCGCTGCTGCGCGGACCGGGTACTCCCGGCCAGGTCAGCGGCGTGACCGAGATCTGGAGCGCGACCGGCGACGGCTACGACGGCTTCGCCATCCGCTGA
- the smc gene encoding chromosome segregation protein SMC, whose amino-acid sequence MHLKSLTLRGFKSFASATTLRFEPGITCVVGPNGSGKSNVVDALSWVMGEQGAKSLRGGKMEDVIFAGTSGRAPLGRAEVSLTIDNTDGALPIEYSEVTITRTMFRNGGSEYALNGSTCRLLDIQELLSDSGIGREMHVIVGQGRLDSVLHADPMGRRAFIEEAAGVLKHRKRKEKALRKLDAMQGNLNRVQDLVAELRRQLGPLGRQARIARRAAGIQAELRDARLRLLADDLLALRQAVEVEIADELALRLRRSTVEQELAGAQQREAVLEAQVEQLGPQLEAARQTWYRLSALGERTRGTIGLAEARIRHAQGSGQAQERRGRDPEELEREAQRIREEEEALAQALEEARYALAEAVEERAALERALTEEERRLKAAARAIADRREGLARLQGQAAAARSKAASAEAETGRLAEARDEAALRAEAARQEYEHLREQAERVEAGDEQAEDAHRQARETLAGAERNLAAARDELGAAERERAALTARHEALAMGLRRRDGSGALLDRGAEAGVLGPVAELLVTEPGHEVAIAAALGAAADAVAVDGVAAAAEALGRLRAEEAGRAALLIARPPAAGERPALPPGARWAVELLTGPAGLLAAAAVLLARTVLVADLGQARLLIAAQPGLTAVTADGDLLSAGFAQGGSAGAPSQLETQAAVADTARLIEESRQRHAAAAELLDRAAQRRRELAAELEELTAHRRRAERERAELAGSLGRLGGQARAAEGEAERLAGAAARAEQGLAEALAAAEELAERLATAEEFAEIGDQEPDAAECDRLAEAGSAARQAEVESRLAVRTHEERVRALTGRADQLDRAALAEREARARAAELRERARHEAAVATAVAAGARQLLGCLERSLARAEAERTEAEQARAARESELRAGRETGRELKAELDRLVDAGHRDEVLRAEKRLRIEQLEARALEEFGIEGGELLASYGPDTLVPPPLPEEGEEPGEPTAYVRAEQEKRLKAAERAYQQLGKVNPLALEEFAALEERHRFLGEQLDDLRKSRRDLMDIVRDVDVRVEQLFTAAYHDTAAQFEGVFSRLFPGGEGRLVLTDPDSMLTTGVEVEARPPGKKVKRLSLLSGGERSLTAVALLVAIFKARPSPFYVMDEVEAALDETNLRRLVSIMEELRESSQLIVITHQKLTMESADALYGVTMKGDGISQVISQRLREEHRERPVPPRRREAAVGTD is encoded by the coding sequence GTGCACCTGAAGAGTCTGACGCTCCGCGGGTTCAAGTCCTTCGCCTCGGCCACCACCCTGCGCTTCGAGCCGGGGATCACCTGCGTGGTCGGGCCGAACGGCTCCGGTAAGTCCAACGTCGTCGACGCGCTCTCCTGGGTGATGGGCGAGCAGGGCGCCAAGTCGCTGCGCGGCGGCAAGATGGAGGACGTCATCTTCGCCGGGACGAGCGGGCGCGCCCCGCTCGGCCGGGCCGAGGTCAGCCTGACGATCGACAACACCGACGGGGCACTGCCGATCGAGTACTCCGAGGTGACGATCACCCGGACGATGTTCCGCAACGGCGGCAGCGAGTACGCGCTGAACGGCTCCACCTGCCGGCTGCTCGACATCCAGGAACTGCTCTCCGACTCCGGTATCGGACGCGAGATGCACGTGATCGTCGGCCAGGGCCGGCTGGACTCCGTGCTGCACGCGGACCCGATGGGCCGCCGTGCCTTCATCGAGGAGGCCGCCGGCGTCCTGAAGCACCGCAAGCGCAAGGAGAAGGCGCTGCGCAAGCTGGACGCGATGCAGGGCAACCTCAACCGCGTCCAGGACCTCGTCGCGGAGCTGCGCCGCCAGCTCGGCCCACTCGGCCGACAGGCCAGGATCGCCCGCCGGGCCGCCGGCATCCAGGCCGAACTGCGCGACGCCCGGCTGCGGCTGCTCGCCGACGACCTGCTCGCCCTGCGGCAGGCCGTCGAGGTCGAGATCGCGGACGAGCTGGCGCTGAGGCTGCGCCGCTCCACCGTCGAGCAGGAACTGGCCGGCGCGCAGCAGCGCGAGGCCGTCCTGGAGGCCCAGGTCGAGCAGCTCGGCCCGCAGCTGGAGGCCGCCCGGCAGACCTGGTACCGGCTCTCCGCGCTGGGGGAGCGGACCAGGGGGACGATCGGGCTGGCCGAGGCGAGGATCCGGCACGCGCAGGGCAGCGGACAGGCCCAGGAGCGCCGCGGACGCGACCCCGAGGAACTGGAGCGGGAGGCGCAGCGGATCCGCGAGGAGGAGGAGGCGCTCGCGCAGGCGCTGGAGGAGGCGCGCTACGCGCTGGCCGAGGCGGTCGAGGAACGGGCCGCGCTGGAGCGGGCGCTCACCGAGGAGGAGCGGCGGCTGAAGGCCGCGGCCCGGGCGATCGCCGACCGCCGGGAGGGGCTCGCCCGGCTGCAGGGTCAGGCCGCGGCGGCGCGTTCGAAGGCGGCGAGCGCCGAGGCCGAGACCGGCCGGCTGGCCGAGGCCAGGGACGAGGCGGCGCTGCGGGCCGAGGCCGCCCGGCAGGAGTACGAGCACCTGCGCGAACAGGCCGAGCGGGTGGAGGCCGGTGACGAGCAGGCGGAGGACGCCCACCGGCAGGCCCGGGAGACGCTGGCCGGGGCCGAGCGGAACCTGGCCGCCGCGCGGGATGAGCTGGGCGCCGCCGAGCGGGAGCGCGCCGCCCTGACGGCGCGTCACGAGGCGCTGGCCATGGGCCTGCGACGCAGGGACGGCAGCGGCGCGCTGCTCGACCGGGGCGCCGAGGCGGGTGTGCTCGGCCCGGTCGCCGAACTGCTGGTCACCGAGCCCGGCCACGAGGTCGCGATCGCGGCCGCCCTGGGCGCGGCCGCGGACGCCGTGGCGGTGGACGGTGTGGCGGCGGCCGCCGAGGCGCTCGGCCGCCTGCGCGCCGAGGAGGCCGGCCGGGCCGCGCTGCTGATCGCCCGGCCCCCGGCCGCGGGGGAACGGCCTGCCCTGCCCCCGGGGGCGCGCTGGGCGGTCGAGCTGCTCACCGGGCCGGCCGGCCTGCTGGCCGCGGCCGCGGTACTGCTGGCGCGCACCGTCCTGGTGGCGGACCTCGGGCAGGCCCGCCTCCTGATCGCGGCGCAACCCGGGTTGACGGCGGTGACGGCCGACGGCGACCTGCTCTCGGCCGGCTTCGCCCAGGGCGGCTCGGCCGGTGCGCCGAGCCAGTTGGAGACACAGGCGGCGGTGGCGGACACCGCCAGGCTGATCGAGGAGTCGCGGCAGCGCCACGCGGCGGCGGCGGAACTGCTCGACCGGGCCGCGCAACGCCGGCGGGAGCTCGCCGCGGAGCTGGAGGAGCTGACGGCCCACCGGCGCCGGGCCGAGCGCGAACGGGCCGAGCTGGCCGGTTCGCTGGGACGGCTGGGCGGTCAGGCCAGGGCGGCCGAGGGCGAGGCGGAGCGGCTGGCCGGCGCGGCGGCCCGGGCCGAACAGGGCCTGGCCGAGGCCTTGGCCGCGGCCGAGGAGCTGGCCGAACGGCTCGCCACCGCCGAGGAGTTCGCCGAGATCGGCGACCAGGAACCGGACGCTGCCGAGTGTGACCGGCTGGCCGAGGCCGGATCGGCGGCCCGCCAGGCCGAGGTGGAGAGCAGGCTGGCGGTGCGCACCCACGAGGAGCGGGTCCGGGCGCTGACCGGCCGCGCCGACCAACTGGACCGGGCGGCCCTGGCCGAGCGCGAGGCCAGGGCCCGGGCCGCCGAGCTCCGCGAGCGCGCCCGGCACGAGGCCGCCGTGGCCACCGCGGTCGCGGCCGGCGCCCGGCAGCTGCTCGGCTGTCTGGAACGCTCGCTCGCGCGGGCCGAGGCGGAACGCACCGAGGCCGAGCAGGCCAGGGCCGCACGCGAGAGCGAGCTGCGGGCCGGGCGGGAGACCGGCCGGGAGCTCAAGGCCGAGCTGGACCGGCTGGTCGACGCAGGCCACCGCGACGAGGTGCTGCGCGCCGAGAAGCGGCTGCGGATCGAGCAGCTGGAGGCCCGGGCGCTGGAGGAGTTCGGCATCGAGGGCGGCGAGCTGCTCGCCTCGTACGGTCCGGACACCCTCGTCCCGCCGCCGCTCCCGGAGGAGGGCGAGGAGCCGGGCGAGCCCACTGCGTACGTCCGGGCCGAGCAGGAGAAACGGCTGAAGGCGGCCGAGCGGGCCTACCAGCAGCTGGGCAAGGTGAACCCGCTGGCGCTGGAGGAGTTCGCGGCGCTGGAGGAGCGGCACCGCTTCCTGGGGGAGCAGCTGGACGACCTGAGGAAGAGCCGGCGCGACCTGATGGACATCGTGCGGGACGTGGACGTGCGGGTGGAGCAGCTGTTCACGGCGGCGTACCACGACACGGCGGCGCAGTTCGAGGGCGTGTTCTCGCGGCTGTTCCCCGGCGGGGAGGGGCGGCTGGTGCTGACCGACCCGGACTCGATGCTGACCACCGGGGTCGAGGTGGAGGCCCGGCCGCCGGGCAAGAAGGTGAAGCGGCTGTCCCTGCTGTCGGGCGGCGAGCGCTCGCTGACGGCGGTGGCGCTGCTGGTCGCGATCTTCAAGGCGCGGCCCAGCCCCTTCTACGTGATGGACGAGGTGGAGGCGGCGCTGGACGAGACCAATCTGCGCCGGCTGGTCTCGATCATGGAGGAGCTCCGGGAGAGCTCCCAGCTGATCGTGATCACCCACCAGAAACTGACCATGGAGTCGGCCGACGCGCTCTACGGCGTGACCATGAAGGGCGACGGCATCTCCCAGGTGATCAGCCAGCGGCTGCGCGAGGAACACCGCGAACGGCCCGTGCCGCCCCGCCGGCGGGAAGCCGCCGTCGGCACGGACTGA
- the ftsY gene encoding signal recognition particle-docking protein FtsY, translated as MEYVILAVVIAVVAVGAIAGLVVTGRRRKQLPPRAETPVVTAPAPKAPEAVEEATAEAPPAQAPVEAAPAPVEEAPVEEVPVEEAVAPPAVEVPEPTAGRLVRLRSRLSRSQNTLGKGLLTLLSRDRLDEDTWEEIEETLLTADVGVAATQELVDSLRTRVKVLGTRTPAELRTLLAEELTGLIGTEADRSLKTAKHEDGRPAVVLVVGVNGVGKTTTSGKLGRVLVADGRKVVLGAADTFRAAAADQLQTWGERVGAQTVRGPEGGDPASVAFDAVKEGIAEGADTVLIDTAGRLHTKTGLMDELGKVKRVVEKHGPVDEVLLVLDATTGQNGLVQARVFAEVVDITGIVLTKLDGTAKGGIVISVQRELGVPVKLIGLGEGADDLAPFEPAAFVDALIGD; from the coding sequence ATGGAATACGTGATCCTTGCCGTAGTCATCGCCGTGGTCGCCGTCGGCGCGATCGCGGGTCTCGTCGTTACCGGCAGACGACGCAAGCAACTGCCCCCGCGGGCGGAGACCCCCGTCGTCACCGCTCCCGCACCCAAGGCCCCGGAGGCCGTCGAGGAGGCGACCGCCGAGGCACCGCCGGCGCAGGCTCCGGTCGAGGCCGCCCCGGCCCCGGTCGAGGAGGCGCCGGTCGAGGAGGTGCCGGTCGAGGAGGCCGTCGCCCCGCCGGCCGTCGAGGTGCCCGAGCCCACCGCGGGCCGGCTGGTCCGGCTGCGCTCCCGGCTCTCCCGTTCCCAGAACACCCTGGGCAAGGGACTGCTGACCCTGCTCTCCCGGGACCGGCTGGACGAGGACACCTGGGAGGAGATCGAGGAGACCCTGCTCACCGCCGACGTCGGCGTGGCGGCCACCCAGGAGCTGGTGGACAGCCTGCGCACCCGGGTCAAGGTGCTCGGCACCCGCACCCCGGCCGAGCTGCGCACGCTGCTCGCCGAGGAGCTGACCGGGCTGATCGGCACCGAGGCGGACCGCTCGCTGAAGACCGCCAAGCACGAGGACGGCCGCCCGGCGGTCGTGCTGGTGGTCGGCGTCAACGGCGTCGGCAAGACCACCACCTCCGGCAAGCTCGGCCGGGTCCTCGTCGCCGACGGCCGCAAGGTGGTGCTCGGCGCCGCCGACACCTTCCGCGCCGCCGCCGCCGACCAGCTGCAGACCTGGGGCGAGCGGGTCGGCGCGCAGACCGTCCGCGGCCCGGAGGGCGGCGACCCCGCCTCGGTGGCCTTCGACGCGGTCAAGGAGGGCATCGCCGAGGGCGCGGACACCGTGCTGATCGACACGGCCGGCCGGCTCCACACCAAGACCGGCCTGATGGACGAGCTCGGCAAGGTCAAGCGGGTGGTGGAGAAGCACGGCCCGGTCGACGAGGTGCTGCTGGTGCTGGACGCCACCACCGGTCAGAACGGTCTGGTCCAGGCCCGGGTCTTCGCCGAGGTGGTCGACATCACCGGCATCGTGCTGACCAAGCTGGACGGCACCGCCAAGGGCGGCATCGTGATCTCGGTCCAGCGCGAGCTGGGCGTGCCGGTCAAGCTGATCGGGCTCGGCGAGGGCGCGGACGACCTGGCGCCGTTCGAGCCGGCAGCGTTCGTGGACGCGCTGATCGGCGACTGA
- a CDS encoding bifunctional DNA primase/polymerase — MDNLFGDLRLGTLWSTPRTARRTRATSLQAATEYTGRLGWAVAVGATAPGRASGDGSCDCATPYCAAPGLHHEVGPELAAGTPTQELTGRCAAGAPLLLPAGRHFDVLDVPAQAGLQALVRLERMGTQVGPVLAAPTGRLLFFVAPGTAQHLPELLYRMGWDDAALDLACHGTGSYVAAPPTVLAGLGPMRWLRRPCRESAACPPEARLLLGTLAYACHRSRARTAEPAWLAS, encoded by the coding sequence ATGGACAACCTGTTCGGCGATCTCCGGCTGGGCACCCTGTGGTCGACACCGCGGACCGCCCGTCGCACCCGCGCCACCTCGCTCCAGGCGGCCACCGAGTACACCGGCCGGCTCGGCTGGGCGGTCGCGGTGGGCGCCACCGCACCGGGGCGCGCCTCCGGCGACGGCTCGTGCGACTGCGCCACGCCGTACTGCGCCGCCCCGGGCCTGCACCACGAGGTCGGCCCCGAGCTGGCCGCCGGCACCCCCACCCAGGAGCTGACCGGCCGGTGCGCCGCGGGCGCCCCGCTGCTGCTGCCGGCCGGGCGCCACTTCGACGTCCTGGACGTCCCGGCCCAGGCGGGCCTGCAGGCGCTGGTGCGGCTGGAGCGGATGGGCACCCAGGTCGGCCCGGTCCTGGCCGCCCCGACCGGCCGGCTGCTGTTCTTCGTCGCCCCCGGCACGGCCCAGCACCTGCCCGAGCTGCTCTACCGGATGGGCTGGGACGACGCCGCCCTCGACCTGGCCTGCCACGGCACCGGCAGCTACGTCGCGGCCCCGCCGACCGTGCTCGCCGGGCTCGGCCCGATGCGCTGGCTGCGCCGGCCCTGCCGGGAGAGCGCGGCCTGTCCGCCGGAGGCCCGGCTGCTGCTCGGCACCCTCGCGTACGCCTGCCACCGCAGCCGCGCCCGCACCGCCGAGCCGGCCTGGCTGGCCTCCTGA